From Abyssibius alkaniclasticus:
ATCAACATGCGGCCATTCCGGCAATTGCACCAAAGTCACTATCGGGGTAACACCCAGCCTATGGGCATTCAATACAACACATCCAGACTTCTGAAAATCGGCACGCGCGGCAGCCCGCTGGCGCTGGCACAGGCGCATGAAACCCGCGACCGGCTGATGGCGGCGCATGGCATGGCGGCCGCGCAGTTCGAGATTGTGGTGATCAAGACCACGGGCGACGCTGTGCAAGACCGATCGCTGAGCGAAATTGGCGGCAAGGGGCTGTTTACCAAGGAAATCGAAGAGGCGCTGCTGGATGGAAGCATCGACATCGCCGTGCATTCGATGAAGGACATGCCCACATTTCTGCCCGATGGGCTGGCGCTCAGCACCTATCTGCCGCGCGAAGACATGCGCGATGCGTTCATTTCACGGCGGTTTGCGGGCATTGCCGAGCTGCCAATGGGCGCCGTGGTTGGCACATCGAGCCTGCGACGGCGCGCCCAGCTTTTGGCCCGTCGCCCCGATTTGCGGGTGGTGGAGTTTCGCGGCAATGTGCAAACCCGCCTGCGCAAGCTCGATGAAGGTGTGGCCGAGGCGACGTTTCTGGCCTGTGCCGGGCTGAACCGGCTGGGGATGGCGGAAATCGCCAAACCCATTGATGCGCGCGATATGCTGCCCGCCGTTGCCCAGGGCGCGATTGGCATTGAACAGCGCATTGGCGATGATCCTGTCTTTAGGCTGCTTGCTTTGCTCGACCACGGTGAAACCCGGCTGCAACTGGCGGCGGAACGCGCGTTTCTGGCGGCGCTCGATGGTTCCTGCCGCACGCCGATCGCCGCATTGGCGCAGCGTGTGGGCGACAGGTTGCAGCTTCACGGTGAAATTCTGCGCCCCGATGGCAGTATCCGCCATGCCGGGGTGTGGGACTGCGCCCCCGATGAGGCGGCCGCAATGGGTGCAGCGGCTGGCCAAGAGCTGAAACAGCGCGCCGGGCCGGGCTTCCTTGACTAGAACGCTGCTTCTAACCCGGCCCCTGGCCGATTCGCAGGCCTTCGCCGCCCGCCTGCCCCAAGGCTGGCGCGCCCATATCGCACCCATGCAGGACATGCGCGACCTGCCCGCTTCGCCCGATTTCGCACAGGCTGATGCGCTGGTCTTCACCTCGCAAAACGGCGTGCGCAGCTTTGCATCGCGCTGGGCGCTGCGCGATTTGCCCGCCTTTTGTGTGGGTCCGGCCACGGCAGACATGGCCGAAAGCCTTGGCTTGCGTGCGATTGCCGCGCAGGGCGATTTGCCGAGCCTTGCCGCCCTGTTGGCGCTACAGCCCGCGCAAAACCTGCTTTATCTGCATGGCAGGCATGTCAGCGGCGATTTGGCACAGGCGCTGGCGGGCAGCGGCCATTTCTTGCAAAGCCACGCAATTTACGACCAGCAGGCCCGTGGGCTGGATGCGGCGACACAGCGCGCCCTGACGGCGGGAAAGATCCATGCGGTTGCCCTGTTTTCGCCCCGTTCCGCGCGGCTTCTGGCCGAATCCCTGCCCGATGGCGCTTTGCTGCATTGCTTTTGTTTGTCGCAGAATGTGGCAGATGCGGCGCAAGGCCTTGGCACAAGCAGCGTTGCCGCCGAACCAAGCGCGGCGGCGCTATTGGCGATAATCGGCGCAAGTGCGGGCCGATTTCGCTGAAAACAGCGTTTTGCCGCAAGCCCCGCCTTGTTGCTGCGCGGCCTAGCCCCTAAACTTAGCTAAACCGGCACATTCGTGCCCGATGAGCAAAGGCGCGCAATGAGCGGAAGCGACGAGTCCAGCACACGTGGTGAAGACGTGGTTCAAGAGGCGAATGAGGTTCAGGCGGTTGAACATCATGACATCGACGAGGATGAGGGCGAGCTTGACGAGCATCATGTATCGCTGGCCGCGCGCAGCCTGCAAATTCTGGCCATTCTCGTGGTGGGTGGCGCGCTGGCGCTTTGGGCCGGCCCGCGCCTTGCCCCGAACCTGCCCAGCGGCATGGGGGCGGTGGCCCGCTGGCTGACCCCGGGCGCCAGCCTTGCCGAAGCACAGGTTGCCGAATTGCGCAGCACGTTTGAAGCCCGGCTCGCCGCGCAAGCCCCGCAAATTGATGCAGGCGCGATTGATGCGCGCATCGCGGCTTCCCCCAATCTGGCCGGCATGGCGGCAGAAATCGCGGCGCTGAACGAAAAGCTGAGCGCGCTCGAAACATTGCCCGCCGATCTGGATGACCGGATTGCGCTTGTCGAATCGCGCCTTGAAGCCGCCGAGGCGATGGAAGCCCGGCTTGAAACGCAACTGCGCGATCTGGTGACAGCGGGCATGGCGGGCGACAGCCAGGCCGCCGCCGATATTACCGCCTATGGCGCAACGATCGAGGCGCTGCGCAGCCGCATTGCCGACCTTGATGAACAGCTTGCCGCTCAGGCCGCGCGCATGGATGCGATTACCGCTGAAATCCGCAACGAGGCGGAAACCGCCATTGCCGATGCCACCGCCGCGCGCGCCAGTTCCGAGCTTCAGGCCGCGCTGATCGCGCTGGAAGCCGCCCTGGCCGATGGCCTGCCCTATGCGGGCACGCTGGAATGGCTGAACGCCATGCAGGGCGCCGAAATTCCGGCCGAACTTGCCGCGCAGGCCGCCAGTGGCGTGACCAGCACCGCCGAATTGCTCGACAGTTTCCCCAGCTTGGCGCATGAGGCGATTCGCATCGACATTCGCCGCACCGGGGCTGAAACGACGCTTGGCCAGTTTGGCGCCTTCCTGGAATCGCAGGTCGCCAGCCGCTCGCTGACCCCGCAGCAGGGCGATAGCGTCGATGCCATCCTCAGCCGCGCCGAGGCTGCCTTGCGCGCCGATGATCTGGCCGCAGCAATTGGTGAAATGCAAAGTCTGCCCGCCCATGCGCAAGCTGTGTTTGCCGGCTGGATGGAGGCCGCCGCGCAGCGCCAGGCGGTTCTGGCCGATTACAGCACGCTCAAATCCACCCTGCTGGAGGGCGCGCAATGATCTGGTCTATCCTCAAGATGGCGCTGTTCGTGGCCATTGCCGCCGCGCTCGCCTGGGGCGCTGCCTATGTGCAGGACACGCCCGGCGTGATCACCTTCGCCTTTGCCGGGCGCGAGCGTGAGCTGACGCCACTGGCCTTTCTCATCGCGCTTTTGGTGCTGTTTGTGGCTTTCTGGCTGGTCATCAAGCTTGTCGGGCTGGTGCTGGCCGTGTTGCGCTTTCTCACCGGCGATGAAACCGCGCTGAGCCGCTATTTCGACAAATCGCGCGAACGGCGCGGCTATGCGGCCCTGTCAGATGGCATGATCGCGCTGGCTGCGGGCGATGGCGCGCGTGCCACGGCCCGTGCCGCCAAGGCCGACCGTTTGCTTGCCAGGCCCGAGCTTACCCGCATTCTGGCCGCCCAGGCGGCCGAGCTTTCGGGCGATACCAGCGGCGCACAAGAGCATTACAAGGTGCTTTTAGCCGATAAATCCACCCGCTATGTGGGCATTGTCGGGCTGATGAAGGCGCGGCTGGCCGCAAATGATACCAAAGCCGCTCTGCAACTGGCCGAGCGCGCCTTTGCCCTGCGCCCGCGCGACAAGCTGATGCAGGACACGCTGTTCGATCTGCAAATCAGGGCCGGTCATTGGGGCGGGGCGCGCCAAACGCTGCGCTACAAGGTGAAATCCGGCACATTGCCGCGCGATGTTGCGCAGCGGCGCGAGGCGGTTTTGCTGCTGGGCGATGCGATGAAGGCCCATGCCGCCGGCGATGGCCCGCGCGCCCGTGCCGACGCACTTTCGGCCAACCGCGCCGCCCCCGGCCTTGTGCCCGCCGCCGTGCTGGCCGCGCAAGTTCATGCGGGCGATGGGAATATGCGCGCCGCCACGGCCGCTTTGCGCAAGGCCTGGGGCCAGCAGCCCCACCCCGACCTTGCCGCCGCCTGGGATGGTCTGGCCGATGATGCAGATGCTCAGGCGCGTATTGCGCGCTTTCAACCGCTGCTCAAGCTTGCCCCCGACCATGCGGAATCGCGCATTCTGGACTGTGAATTGCAGCTTGCAGCCGAAGATTTTCCCGCCGCCCGCCGTGCGCTTGGTAACCTTGCCAGCACCAGCCCGAACGGGCGCGTTCTGTCGCTGATGGCGGCCATCGTGCAGGGCGAAGGCGGTGAGGAACACGAGGTGCGCGCCTGGCTCGCCCGCGCGCTTGCCGCCCCGCGCGGCGAAACTTGGGTCTGCGAAAGCTGCAACCATCTGCACGCCAAATGGGCGCCGCTTTGCGAAAACTGCCAAGGGCTCGACACCCTGCACTGGGCCCTGCCACCGGAAGGCAGCGCCGCCGAGCTTTCCCCCTCGATGCTTGCCCTTCTGGCCAAAAGCCAGACCCTTCAGGCTGCGGATGAAGACACGCCGCTCGATGCCGAGATCATGCCCGAGGATGAGGAGCCGGAGGCTTCCGATGGCACCGCAGCCGCGGATGAGGCGGAGAACCGGCAGACCTGACGCGGGGCGCTGCTGGAACCACCGGCGCAATGGTCAAGATCGGGCCAATATCGGGCAGTGCGGTATCAGGAAAATGGTGCCCCAAGACGGATTCGAACCGCCGACCTACTATTTACGAAACAGTTGCTCTACCGGCTGAGCTATTGGGGCTTTGCGGCTGTTCGTTTATACGCTTCGCGCACACCGTGCAAGGCGGAATCCGATGCGGTCTGGTGGCCGGGCCTTGCCGGGGCATTGCACGCCGGCCTGCTAAGCTCCGCCATTGCCAAGCAGGTCTTCGCTTGCATCCTGCTTGTCCAGCACGGTCTGGCTTTCGATATCCTGGGTTTCGGCGGTCAGGTCTTGTTCCGCCTCTGAAAGCATTGGCGCGGCGGGTTTTGCCGGGGCGGTTGGCGAGGCAGTTGACGGGGCGGTTGGCGGGGCGGCGCCGGGCGCGGCTTCATCCATCTTGATAAACGGCACCCCTTGCGGGAAGATCACTTCGCGCGCCTCGTCGGGCATTGAGACGCCGGCTTCGCTCAAGGCGCCCATGATCATCCGCAACAGCGCCGATTTGATCTTGAGCGATGAGTAGGCGTGCCCGTCAAACCAGTAATAGACCCGCATATTCACCGTCGAGGCACCCAGATTGTCGATCAGCGCCATCGGGGGCGGGTCGTTCAGCACCGCCTGATGGTCTTGCAACACCGCAAGGATGATCTGCTGCACATCGGAAATCACCGCATCATAACCCACCCCAATCACGAAATCGCCCCGGCGCTGGGCATCGGCCGTGAAATTCTCGATCGTGCTTTTGAAAATCGTCGCATTGGGAATTTGAATGTGGTTGCCCTCGACCGATATCAACAGGGTGCTGCGGGTGGTCATGCTTTTCACCACGCCCTGCTGGCCATCGACCTTGATGAAATCGCCGCGCTTGAAGGGGCGCTGCACGCTCAGCAGCAGGCTGGCAAGGAAGTTTTCGGCAATGTCGCGAAAGGCAAAACCGATGACGATACCCAGAATACCGGCACCGCCAACCAGCGACAGTGCAAGCTGCGTAAGCCCCGCCACCTGCAAAACAATGTAAAGCCCGATCAGAAATACCGGGAATGATATGGCCCGCGCCACGATGCTGCGCAAAAACGGCGAACTGATCCGCCGCGCGAAAACCCAGCGCATGAGCCGCGCCACCAGATGGGCAATATACCAGGCCAGTGGCAGAACGACCAGGGCCAGCAGCAAAACCGGCAGGGCCGCGGCGCTGCTTTCCACCAGGCGGCGCAGTTCCTTCACGGCGGGGTCGAAATTCCAGTCAATCTCGGCGGCAATTTCGATCTGGTTGACAACGGCGACAACCCCGTCGGTTTTATTGGCCAGATCGCGCGCCCAGGCCTTCTGCGCCTCGCTGCCCGCTGTGCCATTCAGAAAGACAATGCCGTTTTCAACCCGCACATCCAGCGCATCATACCAGCCGGTCGCCGCCAGAATATCGGCGATGCGCGCGCCGATGCGCAGATCCGGTGCAATCGGATCGACCGTGACATTCTGATCGGATGCGGTGATCTCGGCATCGGGTTCGGCAGGGGCATCCTGTGCAACAAGCGGTGTGGCGACAAGTGTCAAAAGCGCAGCGGCCACCATGACAAGGCTATGAAAAGAGAAGCGAATAGGCATTCAGACCGTCCCGTTGTTTTGCGCCACTATGCCCAAACGCTGGCGCGGTGTCACCACAGGGCTGTGCGGGCCCGAAGTGTTTTTGCTTTGCTGGTGGCCATCGCCGCGCTTGTGGTGATAATGGCGCCAACCCCACAAACTGCCGTCAGGCAGTGCAAGGACATCGTCGCGTGAACAGATCGCAGCATAAAAGGCGCAAGCCGCAGGTCAGCCCCAGGGTCTGGTGGCGGGTTTTGCGCCGGGTCATGGCGGCGGCAGACCGGTTCAACCTGGGGCCCTTGGCGGCGGGTGTCGCCTTTTATGCGATGCTGTCCATTTTTCCGGCGCTGGCCGCAACCATCGGCATCTGGGGCTTTGTGGCCGATCCGCTGGTCATGCAAGACCAGTTGGAACTGGCCCGCCAATTGTTGCCCGATGATGCGTTCAAGCTGCTGAACGATCAGGTTTCGGCCCTGATTGCCGCCAATAATTCGACATTGCAACTGGCCAGTATCCTGTCGATTCTGCTGGCCATCTGGACAGCGCGCAACGCGGTTGCGACGGTCATTCGCGGGCTCAATGTCATCTATCGCGCAGACCATCATACCGCGCTCAAACGCTATGCAATGGCGCTGGGGCTGACCTTTTTGCTGATCCTCATCGCCCTTCTGGCCTTTGCCGCCGTGGTGGTCATTCCGGCAATTCTGGCCTATGTGCAAATTCCGGTCGGGCTGGAAATGACCATCACCACCGCCAAATGGCTGGTCTTGCTGGTGGCGGTGTTTTTCGGCATTGGGCTGCTCTATCGCTTCGGGCCCAACCGGCGCGCGGCAAAGCCGGGCTTTGTTACGCCGGGCGCGGTTCTGGCGCTGGTCGTCTGGGCGGCCGGGTCATTCGCCCTGTCGACCTATTTGCGGAATTTCGGCAGTTTCAACGAGGTTTACGGCTCGCTCGGGGCCATTGTCGGGCTGCTGTTCTGGTTCTATATCAGCGCCTATATCGTTCTGCTGGGCGCGCTCCTGAATGCCGAGTTGGAGCGTTCAGCCCTCCAGACCACCGCAGATGTTGACGGCAGCTGACTTCGCTGGCAAGGCTTTGGAATGTGCAACCACCCCATATTCTGGAGCTTCCGGCGCTGCCCCTATGCGATGCGCGCGCGGCTTGCCGTTCTTGGTGCGGGCCTGAAGGTCGAACTGCGCGAGATCGTGCTGCGCGACAAGCCGCAGGCCTTTCTAAACACCTCGCCAAGCGCCACCGTGCCGGCCTTGCGGCTGGGAGACAAGGTGCTGGATGAAAGCCTCGATATCATGGTCTGGGCGCTGAAGCAGCGCGACCCGCAGCGCCTGCTGGACATGCCCGACGAGGGCTGGCAGTTGATTGCGCGCAATGACGGCCCGTTCAAGGCGGCGCTCGACCACACCAAATATGCCGTGCGCTACCCCGATCTTGACCCGCGCGCCGAACGTGCCAAGGCCGCAGCCGTGCTGGATGATCTGAATGCGCGGTTGCAAGGAAAGCCCGCATTGTTTGGCGCGCGCGACACGATGGCCGATCTGGCTGTCCTGCCCTTCTTGCGCCAATTCGCCCATATCGACCGCGCCTGGTTTGCGGCGCAGCCCTGGCCCGGTTTGCACGCCTATCTGAACCGCTTCATGGCAAGCGATGCCTTTGCGCGGATCATGCCAAAATATGCTCCCTGGCGGCCGGGTGCCGCCCCGCTATGGTTTGGCGGCTGATCAAATCTCGAAAGTCGGTCTATGCCAGCAGCCCGGCCAGCTCCGGCAAGACACTGGCCGTATCCTCGCCGCGCAATGCGTCGAGCTTTTTGGTCATCTTGCGGAATTCGCGGCGCAGATAGTCGATATGCGCAGGCCAATAGCCGATGGATTCAGGCTCCAGCCGCGCGATGAACTTGCGAAACCGCGCGGGCATCACGCTGCCGGTATGGCGCGCGGCATGGTCGCGCCCAAGTGCTGCCAGATCCACCGCCGCCTTTTCGCGCAGATCGGCGGGCAGGATCGTCACATCGTAAAAGGCGGGCAGTTGCAATGCGTGGAACTTCACCTTGTCATGGCTGATGCCGCAATCACGTTCAAGCGCCACAAACAGCTCTGCCAGCCGCGCAAGGTTGAGCGCCGAAACCGTGACCCCGGCCGTCAGCCTGACATGCGGGCAGGCCTTGCGCAATTGCGCGATATTGGCGACGAATTGCGCCCAGTCAAACCCGCTGCGCACAAGGGCACCGGCCGCATGGGCGGCATCAACGCTCGCCTCGATGCTGACACTCTTGAACCGGTTCCACAGCGGCAGAAGCGGGGTTTTTTCCACCTCCAGCACCGAAAGATTGCTGTTATAGGCTAGGTTGATATCGGTGCGGCCCTCATCGATCAGCCATTGCAGCATGTCGGCATTCTGGCGTTCGAGCAGCGGCTCGCCACCGGCAAAATAGAGCGTGCGCACCTCGTTGCCGATTTTTTGGAACTGCGCCAGCCCGTCCTGAGCCGAGGAAAACGCCGAAAGCAGCGGCGTATCGCCCAGGTTGATCCCCAGCGCCCTGGCATCGGCAAACCAGCGCGACGATGCGCCGTGATGGCAGCTTCGGCAGCGAAAATTGCACAGGTTTGAATAACGCAGGTCCAGATGCACGGGGTTTTTCGGGCGTTGCCCGTCTTCCAGAATATCGGCAAAATTGCGGTTGAAATCCATGCGCAAACTGTTCAGCCCGGCATCTTCGGCCGACCAGCATTTCCAGCAGGCCTTTATCTTTTCGCCGCGCTCCATTGCGGCGCGAAGCTCGGCAAAGGGTTTGCCGTTCCAATGGCTTTCCATATCGCCATCGCGCAGCTTGCCAAGGTCGCCCTCATACAGACAACAGGGCCGCACCTGCCCGGACGCGTTGACCGAAATCGACCCGAAGGGGGCGGCGCAAAGCGGGCGTTTGGGGCTGCTGTCACTCATGCCACCGCCTCGTGCTGGCGGCGGGTATAGGCCAGATCGGCAATGTAGCGCGCGGCAATTTCCGCGCCGTTTTCATTGCCAAGCCGCGCACAAGCGGCGCGCATATCGGCGCGGGCCGTCTCATCCAGCAATGCCGACAACCCGTCATCCACCGCATGAATGTCAAAGCTCGACGCATGAAGCGCCATGCCGTTGATGGCGGCATATTGCGCGCGCCGGGCCTGCTCATCCTGCTCGCCCGCCTCGTTGGGAATGAACAGGCTGGGCAGGCCCGCGGCCAGAAGGTCGTGGTAAGAGTTATAGCCGACCGCGCTGATCGAACAGTCAAACCCCGCAAACAGCCGCGGCAGCGGAAATTCCTGCAAGCGCGTGACACCGGCGGGCAGATCTTGCGTTTTCTCGGCGATCAGCCAATCGGCAAGAACCACATGCAGGCCATCGGTTGCGGCCAGCCGGTTCAGCACATGGGCGCGGACGCGCGACATGTCAAAATTATTGCCCGCGCCAAGCTGCACCAGCACAGCCAGACCGTCATCCGGCAGGCCCAGCGCGGCGCGTGCCTCGGCGCGGCTGAGAAGCTCCTCATCCTTCAGATAGCGCACCGGCGGCACGGCAAAGGTTTTGGCGCGGTGCCTGGTGGTTATGCCCCTGTCCCAGCTTTGCGCAATGTCCTGTGGTTCGATCACCGCGTCAAACGCTGCTTCGCGGCCAATCGTCTCCTCGCCCGTGCCGGGGGCCCAAAAGCCGCGCCGCATCCAGACTTTCCACAGATTCGCGTGCCGTGACAGGGCCGCGAGCATTCCGCCATAGGGCACATTGCCGTCGAACATGAAAACATCGGGCCGGTGAAAGGTCAGCGCCGCCTGCACCTCGCGTTCCAGATGGATGTTCCACTCCTCGAACGGCATCCCGATGGATTTGTGATAGGGCAGATATTCGGCGTGAATCCCGTCGCGCGCCGCAAGGCCAAAGGCTTTGGACAGAGTCAGGAATACGGGTTCAACCCGTTCGGGCAGCCGCCGTGCCAGTGCCAGCGAGCGGGTCAGATGCCCCATGCCCACCCCGTTTGAGGTAAAGAACATCACCTTTGGCGCGCGGCCTGGCCGCTGCGGTGCCGCCACCTGCCGGCCTTTTGGCGGGCCGATCAGGTTTTTGACGCGCGCAACCAGCAGCTTTATGTCGCCAAATTCGCGCGCCCAGGCGGTGCTGCGCTCGGCCTGGGCCAAAAAGCGCGGCGGGCTGGAATGCAGGTCCAACACCGTATCGCGCACGGCATCCGGCGTGCAGTAAACCGCGCCATCGCCAAAAAGCGGGCGGAAATGCGGGGCCAGAACCGGCACGGCACCGCTGGCCATCGCCTCCAGAATCGAGCGGCCATAGGCCTCGACCCAATGCGGATGGTGGTGGTAGACGAACATATCGACCTGCGCCAGAAAGGCGCGCGGGCTTTGGGCGTTGAAGGGCGAAACCTGCCAGTTGCGCGGCAGCCGGCCCACAATCGCCTCCAGCTCCGGCCCCCAGCCCATAAGCCGCACATCAATGCGCGGATCATCGGGATAGGCGGCCAGAAAGCTTTCACGGTCCTGCGGCCATTTCATCGGATCGGGGCGCGAATGGCGGCCAATGCGCGGCCTTGCCCCCATGAAGCCCGCGCGCGGCAGCGCCCAGGTATCGCAATCCACCACATTCAGCCAGTCTTGCGCATGAAGTTTGGGGGCATTGGCGGCGCGGGCAAACTGCGCACGCACCTTTGGGCCGACCGGCGCCCATTCAACATCGCCAAACAACGCGGTGGTGACCGTATCGATCTGCGCCCAGTCGTAATAGGGGGTGCCGGTCGCATCCATCAGCGGATGATGGGCGACAAGAAGGGTTCGCCCGGCCTTGATGCGCGGCGGGGTCTGCGGCCAGCGCGTAAAAACCTGCGGGTGGTGCAAAAGGCAAAGCCGCGCCTCGACCGCGGTATCGGGCGGCACCAGCCAAGCCTTGCCCGCATCAAGCAGCGCGCGAATTTCGGGGTGAACCGGGTGCGGATAGCGCAGCACCTCGCCCGCCATCGCCATAAGCGCCACACGATAGCCCGCATTGGCAAGTGCTGCCAGCTCGCCTGCCAAAGCGGTCGAGCTACCGCCGGGAAAGCGCAGATCACCAACCGCGATAATGTCAAAATGCATACTTGCCCCGGGCCATGTGTCGCGCCATCCTGTTGCAATATTATGCCAGAAATCCATCAGGACCAAACACCAAACCGGGGCCGCGCCACATGACAGCACTTGGCAAGAGATTTGCCGCCGCATTGGAGGCCGCCCGCGCGGCGCGCGCAGCCAACATCCCGGCCAGCGCCCCCGCCAGCACTTCCGCCACGCCAGCCGAAGCACCCCCGCTGAACAGTCGCCGCATGGTGGTTGCCCTGATGTTCGGCCAAACCCCGGCAGAGGTGGAAACCGCGCTGCTGGCCTTGCGCAAGATCGCGGCGGAAAACGATCATGGCATTGTGATCGTGACCGACCGGCAGGATATAGAAATTTTCCAGCACCCGGATTGTATTGCCGAATATCTGCCTGCAATTGACAGGCTTGCCAGCCTGCCCAACCCGCATGACCCCTATCTCTATCTGCAAGACCGGCTGGCGATTTTGCTGCGCAAATGGGAGCCGGTGCAGGTGCTGCCTTTTGGCGACCGCTCCGTTGATATGTTTGCCGCATTTAAGGCCGCGCAGCCCAGGGCGTAGCCGAAAAATTTTTGTCGCTATATATTAAATGCGCGAAATAGATGGTAATATCGCCCGATTGAAGCCCTGACGGGGCAATCGGGGGCAGTCATGGCCAAGAAAATTTCAGCATGGGCAATGGTCTTGCGGGCGTTCTTGCTGACGCTGTTTACCGGCTCGCAGCTCAGCCAGACGCAGGCGCAGGGCAACCCCGATAACCAGGCCTGGACCTATGCCGCCTCGATTGGCACAGCAGCGGCGATGCGCGAATATCTGCGCATGTATCCAAACGGTGCCCATATAGAGGAAGCCATTCGCGTGCTTATTGCAAGTGGTGAGATTGGGCCTGGAACAACGCCCTATGTTCGTCCGGTTGAACAGCTGAGCGCGCCGCCGAATCTTGTTCCGCCCATCGTCGCAGAGACGCCATATTAAAGCGCAATCTCGGGAATTGGTCATGAAAAGAACCTCACTACGGATTACGTCTTTCATGCTAATTGCAGTCGCCGTGGCTGGCTGTGATTTTCGTATGGTTGATGATCAAATGCGAGATCTTTCAACCTATTACGAGGAGGGGCGAAAAACGCCAGAGAATGGTCAACTGATTTCGCTTGAGGGTAGCTACACACAGGCTTTCAATACAGCCGTGCGCAATCTGCGCGCTCAGGACTTTCAGATTGTTGAAGCAGATGTATCCGCAGGGCGGATTGTAGCCCGTAGCAATAAAACAAACCTGGTTTCCTGCGGAGCGTTGCAATCCGGTCCATTGGGCAGCGTCGCAATTTATGCGGCCAATGCGCCCGTCTCCATTATCGAAGTGCCGGGCGCTCGTGGGGGCTCGACTTTTGTTCGCCGTGAGTTTTCAAGCATGAGCGATGTGACAATCTTGATTCGCGCTGACGCGACACAAGGCGGTGCAATCTTTGCAACAATAGCGGAACAGCATAGTGCTACAATCCGAACGGTCCAGCTCAACGACAATGCCGTTATCTACAATGAAACCTTGACGTTTGACGGGGCAAGTCGCGCCAAGTTTTCGCGTGGTGTGATCTGTGGTTCAGCGCGCGCAACCCGCGCTATAATCAGGCAAAGTTAGCAGTTTTGCGCTATTTAGCTAGCCGAACGCCCCCAGGCCCAGCGCGCCGCTTCGCGCCAGTTTTCGGCTGAAATCGCCCCGGCGGCCCCCAGCGGCGCATAAATTTCGGCCAGCGCGTGGTAATGGCCCAGATCGGCAATGGCAAAGCGGTTCTGGCGGAAGAAGGCGGCGTTCTGGCGTGACAGGCGCACAATTTCCAGGCCCAAAGCCGCATTTGCCCGCCGGGTAAGGTCGTG
This genomic window contains:
- a CDS encoding twitch domain-containing radical SAM protein — its product is MSDSSPKRPLCAAPFGSISVNASGQVRPCCLYEGDLGKLRDGDMESHWNGKPFAELRAAMERGEKIKACWKCWSAEDAGLNSLRMDFNRNFADILEDGQRPKNPVHLDLRYSNLCNFRCRSCHHGASSRWFADARALGINLGDTPLLSAFSSAQDGLAQFQKIGNEVRTLYFAGGEPLLERQNADMLQWLIDEGRTDINLAYNSNLSVLEVEKTPLLPLWNRFKSVSIEASVDAAHAAGALVRSGFDWAQFVANIAQLRKACPHVRLTAGVTVSALNLARLAELFVALERDCGISHDKVKFHALQLPAFYDVTILPADLREKAAVDLAALGRDHAARHTGSVMPARFRKFIARLEPESIGYWPAHIDYLRREFRKMTKKLDALRGEDTASVLPELAGLLA